One genomic segment of Nodularia sp. LEGE 06071 includes these proteins:
- the devC gene encoding ABC transporter permease DevC, whose amino-acid sequence MRVFLFKISLSWRNLVFNKQRFIAALAAIAFAVFLMFIQIGFRNAMLNSSVRFIQYLNADLIMINKQRYVSFVEETFPKTRLYQAQSFAEVEAAYPFYIGIAMWKNQESLSERGIRVFGLDLNYSTFSIPHIQKYRQSLYFPDTLLADTKSRHEFGQMRVSTTTELSGRKIEIIGLFELGTDFMADGNLITSDQNFYRIFAGKFSWGEGNIRTSLHDVDLGLIKLKKGINPEKIANKLNDFLPKDVIVLAKSAFINRELKYWDKATPIGFVFTLGTIIGFIVGSIIVYDIIFNDIGDNLVQYAMLKAIGYSNSYFKNIVILQSLILAILGFIPGLYLSIIIYQIASVTTGLLLKMDIQLIIIVLLSTISMCILSGIVAVRKLQLIAPAEVYSQKN is encoded by the coding sequence ATGCGAGTATTTTTATTTAAGATTTCTCTTTCCTGGCGCAATTTAGTTTTTAATAAACAAAGATTTATTGCAGCTTTAGCTGCTATTGCTTTTGCAGTATTTTTAATGTTTATCCAAATTGGATTTCGCAATGCAATGTTGAATAGTAGTGTTCGATTTATCCAATATTTAAATGCTGATTTAATTATGATAAATAAACAAAGATATGTCAGTTTTGTAGAAGAAACATTTCCTAAAACAAGATTATATCAAGCTCAAAGCTTTGCGGAAGTTGAAGCTGCTTACCCATTTTATATTGGTATAGCAATGTGGAAAAATCAGGAATCTTTAAGCGAACGCGGTATCAGAGTTTTTGGATTAGATTTAAATTATTCAACTTTTTCAATTCCACATATTCAAAAGTATAGACAATCTCTGTATTTTCCGGATACTTTACTTGCTGATACCAAATCCCGACATGAGTTTGGTCAGATGCGCGTGAGTACCACGACAGAACTATCTGGACGAAAAATTGAAATTATCGGATTATTTGAATTAGGCACAGATTTTATGGCCGATGGTAACTTGATTACCAGTGACCAAAATTTTTATAGAATATTCGCAGGAAAATTTTCGTGGGGAGAAGGTAATATTCGCACTTCTTTACATGATGTTGACTTAGGTTTAATCAAACTTAAAAAAGGTATCAACCCCGAAAAAATAGCCAATAAGTTAAATGATTTTTTGCCAAAAGATGTCATTGTCTTAGCAAAATCAGCATTTATAAATCGTGAACTCAAATACTGGGATAAAGCTACGCCTATTGGCTTTGTTTTTACTTTAGGAACAATTATTGGTTTTATTGTTGGCTCTATCATTGTTTATGATATCATTTTCAATGATATTGGAGACAATTTAGTACAATATGCTATGCTCAAAGCAATAGGATATTCTAATTCATATTTTAAAAATATTGTAATTTTACAATCACTTATTTTAGCAATCCTCGGTTTTATCCCAGGATTATACTTGAGCATAATCATTTATCAAATAGCTTCAGTCACTACAGGTCTCTTACTAAAAATGGATATCCAATTAATAATTATAGTTTTATTATCGACAATATCTATGTGTATATTATCAGGAATAGTTGCTGTTAGAAAATTGCAATTAATAGCTCCAGCAGAAGTATATTCTCAGAAAAATTAA
- the devC gene encoding ABC transporter permease DevC, producing MAFKYLRIPIAWQNLVHAKTQFLIALLSVSFAVTLMFTQLGFFGAVLKTATSVYDHLNFDIVLMSNKALESTVAQSFPRQRLYQAAGIKGIESVMPFYIAFKQWQNPETKLRRPMLVMGFNLQDQIFRIPEVYTHTQSLQREGTLLLSRLSRPEFGQQKVGLKTELGKHRVEVVGFFSMNPSLRTDGIVIMSDTDFIRIYPGRSLNDLSMGLIKLHKGANVKLIVQQLRQILPRDVDVLSQKEAEAKDQQYWVSSTSVGYIFGLGVISGFMVGAVIVYQVLNANVTEHLHEYTTLKAIGYNNYHLSVIVLQSSFILSILGFLPGLFMSLGIYHLTYAVTKLPVYMTFNRIILVGLLTIFMCSISALIALWKAFLIDPADVF from the coding sequence ATGGCATTCAAATATTTGCGAATACCTATAGCTTGGCAAAATTTAGTTCATGCCAAAACTCAGTTTTTGATTGCACTGTTATCAGTGAGTTTTGCGGTTACTTTAATGTTTACGCAACTGGGATTTTTTGGAGCGGTTTTAAAGACTGCTACATCTGTTTACGATCACCTCAACTTTGACATCGTTTTGATGTCGAACAAAGCTTTAGAATCTACTGTAGCCCAATCTTTCCCCCGTCAGAGACTATATCAAGCTGCTGGGATAAAAGGGATAGAATCAGTGATGCCTTTTTACATAGCATTTAAACAATGGCAAAATCCTGAAACTAAACTGAGACGACCCATGCTTGTGATGGGTTTTAATCTTCAGGATCAAATATTTAGGATACCTGAAGTTTATACACACACTCAATCATTGCAACGAGAAGGAACCCTTTTACTGAGCCGTTTATCAAGACCGGAATTTGGTCAGCAGAAGGTAGGGTTAAAGACAGAATTAGGGAAGCACAGAGTCGAAGTTGTTGGTTTCTTTAGTATGAACCCCAGTCTGCGAACTGATGGTATCGTTATTATGAGTGATACTGATTTTATACGTATTTATCCAGGGCGATCGCTAAATGATTTAAGTATGGGTTTAATTAAGCTGCACAAGGGTGCAAATGTCAAGTTAATAGTGCAGCAATTGCGCCAAATTTTACCTCGTGATGTTGATGTACTCAGTCAAAAGGAGGCTGAAGCAAAAGACCAACAATATTGGGTTAGTTCAACTTCTGTTGGTTATATTTTTGGTCTAGGAGTTATCTCTGGTTTTATGGTTGGGGCAGTAATTGTTTATCAGGTCTTAAATGCCAATGTTACCGAACATCTTCATGAATATACTACTTTAAAAGCCATCGGTTATAATAATTACCACTTATCTGTTATAGTTTTACAGTCATCCTTTATCTTATCTATTTTAGGTTTTTTACCCGGATTATTTATGAGCTTAGGTATTTATCATTTGACTTATGCCGTAACAAAATTGCCAGTTTATATGACATTCAATCGGATCATTTTAGTGGGGTTACTAACTATTTTTATGTGTAGTATTTCAGCATTAATTGCACTTTGGAAAGCTTTTCTCATTGACCCTGCGGATGTTTTTTAG
- a CDS encoding NADH:flavin oxidoreductase/NADH oxidase family protein, translated as MHDHVDILNQTLKLPCGVVIPNRLAKVAMSEQLANLKNSPTEKLIHLYQQWALGGAGLIITGNVMINSTALITSRDIAIQDERDLLILQKWADAGQINGGQMWMQINHPGRQSPRFLSPHPVAPSSIPMNVAKKAFAKPISLTATEIENLVEDYALTAEIAKKAGFTGVQIHAAHGYLISQFLSPLTNQRDDAWGGTPEKRMRFLVETFRAVRNAVGKNFPISIKLNTADFQRGGFSEQESMQVVQKLAIEGVDLIEFSGGSYEKLVMVGVESFPQKQSTLQREAYFLEYTCKVRNLVSTPLMLTGGFRTSRAMVLAIVEGSVDMIGLGRPLAVDPYLPTKIFKGEATKSQLQPLKTIFLTKDQLGFIELFWYTQQIQRIASVKKPAQNRSPLIALVIALSTICADIFYLTMRRLIKKP; from the coding sequence ATGCATGATCACGTCGATATTCTGAATCAAACTTTGAAACTTCCCTGTGGTGTGGTAATACCTAATCGCTTGGCTAAAGTTGCCATGAGTGAACAGTTAGCTAATTTAAAGAATAGCCCCACAGAAAAATTAATCCATCTATATCAACAATGGGCATTAGGAGGAGCAGGTTTAATTATTACAGGTAATGTGATGATTAATTCCACAGCTTTGATTACATCTCGCGATATTGCAATTCAGGACGAACGCGATTTACTTATACTTCAAAAATGGGCAGATGCAGGTCAAATAAATGGTGGACAAATGTGGATGCAAATTAATCACCCCGGACGGCAGTCTCCCCGTTTTTTATCCCCCCATCCTGTTGCACCATCTTCTATACCCATGAACGTGGCAAAAAAAGCATTTGCCAAACCTATATCTTTAACTGCAACAGAAATCGAAAATCTGGTAGAAGATTATGCCCTCACCGCAGAGATTGCGAAAAAAGCAGGTTTTACTGGAGTTCAAATTCATGCTGCACATGGGTACTTAATTAGCCAATTTTTATCGCCGCTGACTAATCAGCGTGATGACGCTTGGGGTGGTACACCTGAAAAAAGAATGCGATTTCTTGTGGAAACATTTCGGGCTGTACGTAACGCTGTGGGTAAAAATTTCCCCATAAGTATCAAACTCAATACTGCTGATTTCCAAAGAGGTGGCTTTAGTGAACAAGAATCAATGCAGGTTGTGCAAAAGTTAGCAATAGAAGGTGTTGATTTAATCGAATTTTCAGGAGGGTCTTATGAAAAATTGGTCATGGTTGGAGTCGAAAGTTTTCCCCAAAAACAAAGCACTCTTCAAAGAGAAGCCTATTTTTTAGAATACACCTGTAAAGTACGCAACCTAGTTTCTACACCTCTGATGTTAACAGGTGGTTTCCGAACTTCGAGAGCTATGGTTTTGGCAATTGTAGAAGGAAGTGTAGATATGATTGGATTAGGACGACCATTAGCAGTCGATCCATATTTACCAACAAAGATTTTCAAAGGTGAAGCTACAAAATCCCAACTTCAACCACTTAAAACAATTTTTCTCACTAAAGATCAATTGGGCTTTATTGAATTATTCTGGTATACCCAACAAATCCAACGTATTGCATCTGTTAAAAAACCCGCTCAAAACCGCAGTCCCTTAATAGCACTTGTGATTGCTTTATCTACTATATGTGCTGATATTTTTTATCTAACTATGCGAAGATTGATAAAAAAACCATAA
- a CDS encoding DUF3598 family protein codes for MSIIKVEMPVMARHEGEWSGVYTLVDTEGKIIDKYTSHLSCQLIENPPFSYYQTNRYQWPDGRKEEHIFPGIYRDQKLWFDTERLDGCAWEVDNDIIMLRFAFKGIPDAYLYETIFLSPCNNFRFRTWHWFKNHQVYQRTLIQEQRI; via the coding sequence ATGTCTATTATTAAAGTAGAAATGCCCGTGATGGCACGCCATGAAGGAGAATGGTCAGGTGTTTATACATTGGTTGATACAGAAGGCAAAATTATCGATAAATACACTTCTCATTTAAGCTGCCAGCTTATCGAAAATCCCCCCTTTTCTTACTACCAAACAAATCGCTATCAATGGCCTGATGGGAGAAAAGAAGAACATATTTTTCCCGGAATATATCGTGACCAAAAGCTATGGTTTGACACTGAACGTCTTGATGGTTGTGCCTGGGAAGTAGACAATGACATTATTATGTTGCGTTTCGCTTTTAAGGGAATACCCGACGCATATTTATATGAAACAATTTTTCTGAGTCCTTGTAATAACTTTCGCTTCCGCACTTGGCATTGGTTTAAAAATCATCAAGTTTACCAACGCACCTTAATACAAGAACAGCGCATATAA
- a CDS encoding aldehyde dehydrogenase family protein, with translation MNKPIEVRNPRTGKFDYVILPPPPRLLVHKCNRARRAQINWQNIGIEARIDALLQWKQAIVSGREQLTEALVSDTGRLSTSVLEIDSFLASIDRWCRLAPDLLATSAKNTAIPFITLQQTSVPYPLVGVISPWNFPLLLSTIDTIPALLAGCAVIVKPSEIAPRFVAPLITALNTVPDLRDVLSFAEGAGETGATLIENVDLVCFTGSVATGQKVAEAAARRFIPAFLELGGKDPAIVLESADLELATSAILWGSVVNTGQSCLSIERIYVAESIFEEFYHQLVAKAHRLQLAHPRVDSGEIGPIIAERQAAIIHDHLLDAVEKGALIHCGGKVEQIGGGWWCRPTVITQVNHSMKVMTEETFGPIMPVMPFPTVEEAVYLANDSIYGLSAAVFAETEIEALAVAAQIDAGAISINDAALTAIMYEGEKNSFKFSGLGGSRMGPASLKRFLRKKAFLIKTNSSHDPWWFNNH, from the coding sequence ATGAATAAACCAATCGAAGTCCGTAACCCCAGAACTGGAAAATTTGACTATGTAATTCTCCCGCCGCCCCCCAGGCTGTTAGTACACAAATGTAACCGCGCCCGCAGAGCGCAAATTAACTGGCAAAACATAGGTATAGAAGCGAGAATTGACGCTTTACTCCAATGGAAGCAAGCCATAGTGTCTGGACGTGAACAGCTGACAGAAGCTTTGGTAAGTGATACCGGGAGATTATCAACATCAGTCTTAGAAATAGACTCTTTCCTCGCTAGCATTGACCGTTGGTGTAGGTTAGCACCAGATTTACTAGCAACCTCAGCCAAAAATACAGCCATTCCCTTCATCACCCTGCAACAAACATCAGTACCTTACCCCCTAGTAGGAGTAATTAGCCCGTGGAACTTTCCCCTGTTGCTATCTACAATTGATACTATTCCCGCATTATTGGCAGGTTGTGCCGTCATCGTCAAACCCAGTGAAATTGCCCCCCGCTTCGTCGCCCCACTGATTACAGCCCTCAATACCGTCCCAGATTTGCGTGACGTACTAAGTTTTGCTGAGGGAGCCGGGGAAACAGGTGCTACCCTGATAGAAAATGTAGATTTAGTCTGCTTTACAGGCAGTGTCGCCACAGGACAAAAAGTGGCAGAAGCCGCAGCCAGAAGGTTTATTCCCGCTTTTTTAGAATTAGGGGGAAAAGACCCCGCCATTGTTTTAGAATCAGCCGATTTAGAATTAGCCACCTCAGCAATTTTGTGGGGTTCCGTCGTCAATACTGGACAGTCGTGCCTGTCAATTGAGAGAATTTACGTTGCCGAATCTATATTTGAAGAGTTTTATCATCAACTGGTAGCCAAAGCCCATCGTTTGCAGTTAGCCCATCCCAGAGTTGACAGTGGAGAAATTGGCCCCATCATCGCCGAAAGACAAGCCGCAATTATTCACGACCATCTTCTAGACGCAGTGGAAAAGGGCGCATTAATCCATTGTGGCGGTAAAGTCGAACAAATAGGTGGGGGTTGGTGGTGTCGTCCCACAGTTATCACCCAAGTCAACCATTCCATGAAAGTGATGACAGAAGAAACCTTTGGCCCCATAATGCCAGTCATGCCATTTCCCACAGTTGAGGAAGCGGTATACTTAGCAAATGACTCTATATATGGACTAAGTGCTGCGGTGTTTGCCGAGACAGAAATAGAAGCCTTAGCAGTCGCCGCACAAATCGATGCAGGTGCTATCAGTATCAACGATGCCGCTTTGACTGCCATCATGTACGAGGGAGAAAAGAATTCTTTCAAATTCTCCGGTCTTGGTGGGTCACGCATGGGGCCAGCGTCACTAAAACGCTTCCTGCGAAAAAAAGCATTTTTGATTAAAACTAACTCTAGTCATGACCCTTGGTGGTTTAATAACCATTGA
- a CDS encoding nitrilase-related carbon-nitrogen hydrolase, whose translation MADNTEKIESFRALALQVKCDAVNLAGDRQATRQLMLNSINRLEQQIAASIAFIGFDCRLIVLPEYFLTGFPMGEPLAVWGEKACLEMAGAEYEALGKIAQKHHIFLAGNAYELDPNFSGLYFQTSFVIDPSGSIILRYRRLNSLFAPTPHDVWDKYLDCYGLEGVFPVAKTAIGNLAAIASEEILYPEVARCLAMRGAEIFLHSTSEVYDNTFTPKDAAKISRAVENMAYVVSANTAGIDNIPIPVASADGGSKIIDYRGKVLAQTTTGESMTAFTEIDLAALRRDRRRPGLNNLPSRQRFELYAQSYSQSHFYPANTMLKGEVDRKHFIETQQKTIERLVTLGII comes from the coding sequence ATGGCGGATAACACCGAGAAAATAGAATCATTTCGAGCCTTAGCGCTGCAAGTTAAATGTGATGCAGTCAATTTAGCAGGCGATCGCCAAGCAACCAGACAACTGATGCTAAACTCGATCAATCGCTTGGAGCAACAAATCGCTGCTAGTATTGCTTTCATTGGCTTTGACTGTCGTTTAATCGTCTTACCAGAATATTTCCTCACAGGTTTCCCGATGGGGGAACCTTTGGCTGTGTGGGGAGAAAAAGCCTGTCTAGAAATGGCTGGTGCTGAATATGAAGCACTGGGTAAAATTGCTCAGAAACATCACATATTTTTAGCTGGTAACGCCTACGAACTCGACCCCAATTTTTCGGGGTTATACTTTCAAACCAGCTTTGTGATTGACCCTTCTGGATCTATTATTTTACGCTATCGACGGCTAAATTCCTTATTTGCCCCCACACCCCATGATGTTTGGGATAAGTATCTGGATTGCTATGGTTTAGAGGGAGTGTTTCCCGTGGCGAAAACAGCAATTGGTAATTTAGCAGCGATCGCATCAGAAGAAATTTTATATCCAGAAGTAGCACGGTGTCTAGCAATGCGGGGCGCAGAAATCTTTTTACACTCCACATCAGAAGTGTATGACAATACATTCACGCCTAAAGACGCGGCGAAAATCTCTCGTGCAGTGGAAAATATGGCTTACGTAGTCTCAGCTAATACGGCAGGCATAGATAATATTCCCATTCCCGTGGCTTCGGCTGACGGTGGATCTAAAATCATTGATTATCGGGGAAAAGTTCTAGCACAGACCACTACAGGCGAAAGTATGACAGCTTTTACAGAAATTGACTTGGCAGCTTTACGACGCGATCGCCGCCGTCCGGGGTTAAATAATTTACCATCACGCCAGAGATTTGAACTCTACGCCCAAAGTTACAGCCAGTCACACTTTTACCCAGCAAACACCATGCTAAAAGGAGAAGTAGACCGCAAACACTTCATAGAAACGCAACAAAAAACCATTGAACGTTTAGTCACATTGGGCATAATTTAA
- a CDS encoding type II toxin-antitoxin system HicB family antitoxin — protein sequence MKKLIRLNIEKFSEEGQDYFVATSDDIQGLVAEGKTLQEALEIAEDVAKVLLDMEKGKNASLNLQDLPSQFEYPLIMEV from the coding sequence ATGAAAAAATTAATTAGACTGAATATTGAAAAATTTTCGGAAGAGGGACAAGACTATTTTGTGGCTACTAGTGATGATATCCAAGGTTTAGTGGCAGAAGGTAAAACACTACAAGAAGCATTGGAAATTGCTGAAGATGTAGCTAAGGTGCTATTAGATATGGAAAAAGGAAAAAACGCTAGTTTGAATTTACAAGACTTACCATCGCAATTTGAATATCCTCTGATTATGGAGGTCTAA
- a CDS encoding type II toxin-antitoxin system HicA family toxin → MGRLAGFSYREVTRKLRTLGFEFYRSAKGDHEIWFNAETNQKTTIPHHREIREGTLRNILKQGQVDVDIFLEI, encoded by the coding sequence ATGGGTAGATTGGCAGGTTTCTCTTATCGAGAAGTGACGCGAAAATTGAGAACATTAGGTTTTGAATTTTATCGTTCAGCTAAGGGAGATCATGAAATTTGGTTTAACGCAGAAACTAATCAGAAAACAACCATTCCTCATCATCGAGAGATTAGGGAAGGAACGCTGAGAAATATTTTAAAGCAAGGTCAAGTGGATGTTGATATATTTTTAGAGATTTGA
- a CDS encoding metal ABC transporter substrate-binding protein, which produces MKVITQSKARLYAQAVVGVLLGLSIAGCNQVDTNRTSRGIDGQPRVVATSTIIADLAEKIGGEEIQLTGILQPGVDPHIYEPKPADSRVLETADLILYNGYNLEPGLINLMNAAGEKVRKIPVGEVVKPLQLDQYDRQVVPDPHVWGSAENAIAMTNVIRDELIKLSPADQAEFTQRASELTQELQQLHNWINQQIQTIPADKRQLVTTHDAFQYYGKAYGIAIAGTLIGISTEEQPSAQTVTRLVESIKKNSVPAIFAETTINPALITTVAQEAGVKLAPRQLYADSIGAKGSEGDSYIKMMEANTRTIVEALGGKYTPFQPTN; this is translated from the coding sequence ATGAAAGTGATTACTCAGTCAAAAGCGAGATTATACGCGCAAGCGGTGGTGGGAGTTTTGTTAGGACTTTCTATCGCAGGGTGTAACCAAGTAGACACTAACCGCACCTCTAGGGGGATAGATGGCCAGCCGCGAGTAGTTGCAACTAGCACCATCATTGCTGATTTGGCTGAAAAAATTGGGGGAGAGGAAATTCAGTTAACTGGTATTCTCCAACCAGGAGTTGATCCTCATATTTATGAACCGAAACCAGCAGACAGCCGGGTTTTAGAAACAGCCGATTTGATTTTGTATAACGGCTATAACTTAGAACCAGGACTGATTAATTTAATGAATGCGGCTGGGGAGAAGGTGCGGAAGATACCAGTGGGGGAAGTTGTCAAGCCTTTACAGTTAGACCAATATGACAGACAAGTTGTGCCAGATCCTCATGTATGGGGTAGTGCAGAAAATGCGATCGCCATGACAAATGTGATCCGGGATGAGTTGATTAAATTATCCCCCGCAGATCAAGCCGAATTTACTCAAAGAGCGTCAGAATTAACTCAGGAATTACAGCAGTTGCATAACTGGATTAATCAACAGATTCAAACTATTCCCGCAGACAAACGCCAACTTGTGACAACTCATGATGCTTTTCAATATTATGGTAAAGCTTATGGGATTGCGATCGCCGGCACATTAATTGGAATTAGCACAGAAGAACAACCCAGCGCCCAAACAGTAACGCGTTTGGTAGAGTCAATCAAAAAAAACAGTGTCCCGGCAATTTTTGCGGAAACTACAATTAATCCAGCGTTAATTACCACCGTTGCCCAAGAAGCCGGTGTAAAATTAGCACCACGTCAACTATACGCTGATTCTATTGGCGCAAAGGGCAGCGAAGGAGATTCTTACATCAAAATGATGGAGGCGAACACCCGCACCATTGTAGAAGCATTGGGGGGCAAATATACGCCATTTCAACCCACAAATTAA
- a CDS encoding metal ABC transporter ATP-binding protein: MRTVNFPLNAVYPMQDTLTPTTASINIAHIGVHYRTDEALRDVNCIVKPGRITGIFGPNGAGKSTMMKAMLGLVPLSSGTVQYQTKPLMQQLEKVAYIPQRSQIDWTYPATVWDVAIMGRVKKTGWLRSFSTVSRQETKNALKRVEMFDYCDRPIGELSGGQQQRVFLARALAQQADIYCFDEPLVGIDQKTQTVIFEVFHELAAAGKIVLVVNHDLGESITHFDDLILLNRELIATGVRQQVLTKQNLYRAYNGQVMYFDDAA, encoded by the coding sequence ATGAGAACTGTTAACTTTCCCTTAAACGCTGTCTACCCCATGCAAGACACCCTCACACCCACCACTGCAAGCATTAATATTGCCCATATCGGGGTGCATTACCGAACAGACGAAGCTTTAAGAGACGTTAACTGTATTGTCAAACCAGGCAGAATTACGGGGATTTTTGGCCCGAATGGGGCGGGAAAAAGTACGATGATGAAAGCCATGCTGGGCTTAGTTCCTCTCAGTAGCGGCACAGTGCAGTATCAAACAAAACCTTTAATGCAGCAATTAGAGAAAGTTGCATATATCCCACAGCGTAGCCAAATTGACTGGACTTATCCCGCTACAGTTTGGGATGTAGCGATTATGGGAAGGGTAAAAAAGACAGGTTGGTTGCGGAGTTTTTCCACAGTTAGCCGCCAGGAAACCAAAAATGCCCTCAAACGGGTGGAAATGTTTGACTATTGCGATCGCCCCATCGGAGAATTATCAGGGGGACAACAACAAAGGGTATTTTTAGCCCGTGCGTTGGCACAGCAAGCAGACATATACTGCTTTGATGAACCATTGGTAGGTATTGATCAAAAAACCCAAACTGTGATTTTTGAAGTCTTCCATGAACTGGCGGCGGCTGGTAAAATTGTCCTGGTAGTTAACCACGACTTAGGCGAATCAATTACCCACTTTGATGATTTAATTTTACTAAATAGGGAATTAATCGCTACAGGTGTAAGACAGCAAGTTTTGACAAAGCAAAACCTCTATCGTGCTTATAACGGTCAGGTAATGTACTTTGATGACGCTGCTTAA
- a CDS encoding metal ABC transporter permease, producing the protein MLEALIEPLQYSFMQRSLVVAIIVGLLCAVVGSYLMVQRLALLGDAISHSVLPGLAIAFMLGGNIYFGAFIAGVVSTMAIAWIQTRSPIKEDAAMGIVLSAFFALGITLITIIQKDQKIDLNHFLFGNILGVTANEVRDTAIIAAIVLIVIFLLYKELLFYTFDPLGAQAAGLPVNRLNFGLMLLIALTIVASMKTVGVILVLSLLITPGATAYLLVKRLHQIMILGAFIGVISSISGMYLSYFYNLPSGPAIVLVVSGLFLLALLFSPRHGIFTKSINHK; encoded by the coding sequence ATGTTAGAAGCATTAATTGAGCCATTGCAATACAGCTTTATGCAGCGATCGCTCGTGGTGGCAATTATAGTCGGCTTGCTGTGTGCAGTTGTGGGCAGTTACTTGATGGTGCAAAGATTAGCATTGCTGGGTGATGCGATTAGTCATTCAGTTTTACCAGGACTAGCGATCGCCTTTATGCTGGGAGGAAATATCTATTTTGGCGCATTTATAGCCGGAGTTGTGAGTACAATGGCGATCGCCTGGATTCAAACGCGATCGCCAATCAAAGAAGATGCGGCAATGGGTATAGTCCTTTCAGCATTTTTTGCCCTGGGTATCACCTTAATTACTATTATTCAAAAAGACCAAAAAATCGATTTAAATCACTTTCTTTTCGGTAACATTCTCGGCGTGACAGCTAACGAAGTCAGAGACACCGCCATTATTGCCGCTATAGTATTAATAGTTATTTTCTTACTATATAAAGAACTTTTATTTTACACTTTTGACCCGTTAGGCGCACAAGCCGCAGGTTTGCCAGTCAATCGGCTAAACTTTGGACTCATGCTGCTCATTGCCTTAACAATAGTTGCCAGCATGAAAACCGTAGGTGTCATTTTAGTATTATCACTTTTAATCACACCAGGGGCAACAGCCTATCTTTTAGTTAAACGCCTACATCAAATAATGATTTTAGGCGCATTTATTGGTGTAATTTCCAGTATTAGCGGGATGTACCTCAGCTACTTTTATAATTTACCCTCCGGTCCCGCCATCGTTTTAGTCGTATCAGGATTATTTCTTTTGGCATTACTTTTTAGTCCCAGACACGGAATTTTTACGAAAAGTATAAATCACAAATAA
- a CDS encoding HAD family hydrolase — protein sequence MTASSPTILALDFDGVICDGLIEYFEVAWRTYCQIWSPVDNTPPDDLALRFYRLRPVIETGWEMPVLIKALVDKISESKILQEWTTITPQILLEHNLQSQTIGAKLDNLRDEWITTDLDGWLSLHRFYPGVVEKIKLTIASQTKLYIVTTKEGRFVQQLLQREGVNLPPAAIFGKEVKRPKYEILRELIHKADKKPVSLWFVEDRLKTLQLVQQQTDLEDVKLFLADWGYNTQTERKAAQDNPRIQVLNLPQFTKDFTGWL from the coding sequence ATGACCGCAAGTAGTCCCACAATTTTAGCCTTAGACTTTGATGGAGTAATTTGCGATGGACTAATTGAATATTTTGAAGTCGCATGGCGTACCTATTGTCAAATTTGGTCACCCGTAGACAATACACCACCAGATGATTTAGCCTTAAGATTTTATCGCCTCAGACCTGTGATTGAAACAGGTTGGGAAATGCCAGTATTAATCAAAGCCTTGGTAGATAAAATTTCTGAGTCAAAAATTCTTCAGGAGTGGACGACGATTACCCCACAAATTTTATTAGAGCATAATCTCCAGTCCCAAACAATTGGTGCAAAACTAGACAACTTGCGGGATGAATGGATTACCACAGATTTAGACGGTTGGCTAAGTCTGCATAGATTTTATCCGGGTGTAGTGGAAAAAATTAAACTCACCATTGCTAGTCAGACAAAATTATACATTGTCACCACCAAAGAAGGGCGCTTCGTGCAGCAGTTATTACAACGAGAAGGCGTAAATTTACCCCCAGCAGCGATTTTTGGCAAAGAAGTCAAACGCCCTAAATACGAAATTCTCCGAGAATTAATTCACAAAGCTGACAAAAAACCAGTTAGTCTGTGGTTTGTAGAAGACAGACTCAAAACATTGCAGTTAGTTCAACAGCAAACAGACCTGGAAGATGTCAAACTTTTCTTGGCAGACTGGGGCTATAATACCCAAACAGAACGCAAAGCCGCCCAAGATAATCCGCGAATTCAGGTCTTAAATCTACCTCAGTTTACTAAAGATTTCACTGGCTGGCTGTAA